A genomic segment from Garra rufa chromosome 5, GarRuf1.0, whole genome shotgun sequence encodes:
- the prrc2b gene encoding protein PRRC2B isoform X2, whose translation MSDRLGQITKSKDGKSKYSSLSLFDKYKGKSIETQKTTVVARHGLQSLGKVAAARRMPPPAHLPSLKSESKGNDPNVIIVPKDGTGWANKQDQPDPTSSVASSAQLPESQPPLALQKSVSNLQKPMPITSQESTSSGGPKQWAQLNGKAVEQDGLKVSSRLQPFSHEEFPTLKAAGEQDKVGKERSVFDPSYGPGPSLRPQNVSSWREGGGRNLQPPVLSAAPPCTDTDTKSSGSAETTTPVPPSSSPSSSSPAPVAAPSPEVKEPSLRPAQPVQRRAAPSALQYQHHTTTTYHDMLPAFMCPKETRDAPGSSDHGPTTVVAPVRFESKMIFRPAFPAPEPVNGEIRRETRYPRAPPRPSTRPIRRPGDRAPRPAIINPDDLKDLDELDNDCEDGWAGLHEEVDYSEKLKFSDDEEDHTPCEKNKIWDDWDNHQDQHSSQSSGEGTFPQEVEEESYTRQPEPIPSRKTNGRFSSTESQHQQKNGGNSESAEEQEEPQRQAPPRGKFVSADLSAVERARRRREEEERRAREERLAACAEKLKKLDEKFGKTEKPARSGETLREADSKELTQSPGRRSSKPHQEGWQYSTKEVLDTPAESSSQEYKDEGCNYHNDDDGPESTSPLPDYGRHQKPVPPRFQKQHQQQEQVYKMAPWQQSGHPNQSSSAHPQRGFYPPHVLGFDPRWMMMPPYMDPRMAQGCSPVDFYPPGVHSSGLVKPVIQQDHLNSPGSTSDEGCHPSMHQERRAPSTEPYQVWNQDSYSSARSFTPPYQRQHENGDRAQVDDRSDRSCSRHDSYEDRGHDRADSPAEELSHQCFRQGRGSDVSLGSQREVTHEGTHQPIILSRTHLGDSEHRDISGRHQKEGSDTRDEAFDSKEKSYDSDFWRKDMGSLRKDGGQAQWSDHGSSSSSSISQPSESSGRTLRRTGPIKKPVLKPLKVEDKENEKPKTEPEEKTVPYRLEKEVVTNVYDLKKDVPLLSNRHSVPPPAPSPEEKQLEAPKVEKIANLPDDLHKENCWDTGKSQSMDGSDGRDPPAPRRNNWIFIDEEQAFAGARGAGRGRGRGFREFNSRGGARGGRSDGNRGAYNSTGAQRPARGRGAREFRSEDLQRGKPRRRNVSETHSEASEYEEQPKRPRQKAAENGEASYPVPGEVKRADKESWRSNKVYTDDQSGNSDFRDKNKSSRVFGRSLPPRLNAGYNRGFGSRDISTWRGRGTQFGNASTQENGYNFVADSYPKRSSEREPLKYPPKFTGTFVENGVEDRDGGYYLDNDNPDNRPLRRRRPPRQDKPPRFRRLRQEREGGGQWNSEDYVNRDVANQWPGRSKGAEEHWPNHYSGGRSQEITGQSQGEDWETGSENSDFSDWREKRGQHGDALADSGHGEPGSEKRELSKRSFSSQRPVVDRQNRKSDVTVMENSKMSRSTDTQCSVGSSGRNESWQNGVGSNSKRVPEESVTGLSSASVYSVEQNDDSSVTEATGKIMEKDLKPRNMKGDMTEPLSQYDLNAYPIESDSGASVPSPEVFQDALSKKQRRPQDDDRRRKDQGPPGSVKNRTIASKMPPRFAKKQGSMSIEQPEDTLSANNLGTEIWETNSTALTVQSSGGDSWTKQVSYTGSEPNSEDSDAGPEQSKEHKPGPIGNERSLKNRKGSEGIERLEGPITPVNGVDIHVDNVIPVPPIEFGVSAKDSDFSLPPGSTPVPVSNPVTKLQDALAGNAGLTQAIPMLRRDHLQPGINLNPISFPSADLTLKMESARKAWENSQALPEQGSPVGAGSGVQPACSVGSSSGVSYSSFGGVSMPPMPVASVAPSVSMQGSHIPPLYLDGHVFPSQPRLVPPLTQQPSYQQATPQQIPISLHTSLQAQAQLGLRGALPVSQSQEMFNSIPPFSLSFSSLRSQVYMHPNLSQPSPMVLSSGAPLKGPYSAFPGMQPSDMVKQQSGSHYQPMNGSQPLVYDGPMNQAAGMGTSQLMDSQLIQVTMPMPGSQLRYGSAQQHLILPQSIQLQQNQNLSVGAPRRMMPPGSQQAIMSGSREASHQMDMKGFQFSDKPNHSPGIPSGSYRPGSASPSGKQSGPGGPTAVASLPGHYTQQQVSAPQGSMVMHMRPPTSGPFPNPIQRPVMQVNKTVIIRSPPYPSPGREPPHSTPPSNPEPTVKGAEDGVKMKALRDARQAVSDAKSSSVIPSKIQEQLPSVQVKAARTGAIKPQSVKVEEGKA comes from the exons ATGTCCGATCGTTTGGGGCAAATAACCAAGTCCAAGGATGGGAAAAGCAAGTATTCATCACTCAGCCTATTTGACAAGTACAAAGGGAAGTCAATAGAAACTCAGAAAACCACAG TTGTTGCACGACATGGCTTACAGAGTCTTGGCAAAGTGGCCGCTGCCCGGCGCATGCCCCCTCCCGCTCACCTGCCGAGTCTGAAGTCTGAGAGTAAAGGAAACGATCCCAACGTGATTATCGTGCCCAAAGACGGTACAGGATGGGCAAACAAGCAGGATCAACCCGATCCAACGAG TTCCGTTGCATCATCAGCACAGCTGCCGGAGTCGCAGCCACCGCTGGCTTTACAGAAATCTGTCTCCAATCTTCAGAAGCCCATGCCAATAACCAGCCAGGAG AGCACAAGTTCAGGTGGACCAAAGCAATGGGCACAGCTCAATGGAAAGGCAGTAGAACAAGATG GTTTAAAGGTCTCAAGCCGACTGCAGCCCTTCTCTCACGAGGAATTTCCGACGCTGAAAGCAGCAGGCGAACAGGACAAGGTTGGCAAGGAAAGAAGCGTCTTCGATCCGTCGTATGGGCCCGGACCAAGCCTCCGCCCTCAGA ATGTGTCGAGCTGGAGGGAGGGCGGTGGGAGGAACCTGCAGCCCCCAGTGCTGTCTGCCGCCCCGCCCTGCACAGACACGGACACCAAGAGCAGCGGCTCAGCTGAGACCACCACTCCTGTTCCTCCCTCCTCTTCACCCTCATCCTCCTCCCCTGCCCCTGTCGCTGCTCCATCCCCTGAAGTAAAGGAGCCATCACTGCGGCCCGCTCAGCCCGTGCAGCGCAGAGCTGCCCCATCAGCCCTCCAGTACCAGCACCACACCACCACCACTTACCATGACATGCTGCCTGCCTTC ATGTGCCCTAAAGAGACTCGTGACGCCCCGGGCTCCTCTGATCACGGCCCGACCACTGTGGTTGCTCCTGTGCGCTTTGAATCCAAAATGATCTTCAGACCAGCGTTCCCTGCGCCGGAGCCCGTCAA CGGTGAAATAAGAAGAGAGACCCGTTACCCCCGTGCCCCCCCACGCCCCTCCACTCGCCCGATCCGCCGCCCAGGAGATCGAGCTCCACGTCCTGCCATAATCAACCCTGACGACCTGAAGGACCTTGATGAGCTGGACAATGACTGTGAAGACGGCTGGGCAG GTCTCCATGAGGAAGTGGATTATAGCGAGAAGCTCAAATTCAGTGATGATGAGGAAGATCATACCCCCTGTGAGAAGAACAAAATCTG GGATGACTGGGACAACCATCAGGACCAGCATTCATCTCAGAGCTCTGGTGAAGGCACATTCCCACAGGAAGTTGAGGAGGAGTCATACACACGCCAGCCAGAGCCCATACCCTCCAGGAAGACCAATGGACGATTCTCCTCTACTGAATCTCAG CACCAGCAGAAGAACGGTGGAAACAGTGAGTCTGCAGAGGAGCAGGAAGAGCCCCAACGACAGGCGCCTCCTCGTGGGAAGTTTGTCTCGGCTGACCTCTCTGCCGTGGAGAGAGCACGCAGACGGCGTGAGGAGGAGGAGAGAAGAGCGCGGGAGGAGAGACTGGCTGCCTGTGCAGAGAAACTAAAAAAACTGGATGAAAAATTTGGCAAAACTGAGAAACCTGCACGTTCTGGAGAAACACTGAGAGAAGCAGACAGCAAGGAGCTGACACAGTCTCCAGGCCGAAGGTCATCCAAACCCCACCAGGAGGGCTGGCAGTACAGCACCAAAG AAGTGTTGGATACACCAGCTGAGTCGTCCAGTCAGGAATACAAAGATGAAGGTTGTAACTACCACAATGATGACGACGGTCCTGAGTCCACCTCTCCCCTCCCAGACTACGGCCGACACCAGAAGCCTGTGCCGCCCCGCTTCCAGAAGCAGCACCAGCAGCAG GAGCAGGTGTATAAGATGGCGCCGTGGCAGCAGTCGGGTCACCCCAACCAGTCCAGCTCTGCTCACCCACAGAGAGGCTTTTACCCTCCTCATGTCCTGGGTTTTGACCCACGCTGGATGATGATGCCTCCCTACATGGATCCTCGTATGGCACAGGGATGTTCTCCAGTGGATTTCTACCCTCCTGGCGTTCATTCATCTG gTTTGGTGAAACCTGTCATTCAGCAGGATCACCTGAATAGCCCTGGTTCCACCTCTGACGAAGGCTGCCATCCCAGCATGCATCAGGAGAGGAGGGCACCATCCACTGAGCCTTACCAAGTGTGGAACCAAGACAGCTACTCATCAGCACGCAGTTTCACCCCACCCTACCAGAGACAGCATGAGAATGGCGACAGGGCTCAGGTGGACGACAGGAGTGACCGGTCATGCTCTAGACACGACTCGTATGAAGACAGAGGTCATGACCGTGCAGATAGTCCAGCAGAGGAACTGTCCCATCAATGCTTCCGCCAAGGCAGAGGCTCAGACGTGTCGCTCGGCTCACAGCGAGAAGTTACGCATGAAGGAACCCATCAACCAATAATACTTAGCAGGACCCATCTGGGAGACAGCGAGCACAGGGACATCTCTGGTAGACATCAGAAAGAAGGTAGTGATACCCGTGACGAGGCCTTCGACAGCAAGGAGAAGAGCTACGACTCTGATTTCTGGAGAAAAGACATGGGTAGTCTGAGGAAAGATGGCGGTCAGGCGCAGTGGTCCGATCACGGTTCGAGCAGCAGCAGTAGCATCAGTCAGCCATCTGAGTCCAGCGGCAGAACCCTTAGGAGGACGGGACCCATCAAGAAACCTGTGCTGAAGCCTTTGAAGGTTGAAGACAAGGAGAATGAGAAACCCAAAACTGAGCCTGAGGAGAAGACCGTCCCATACAGGCTGGAGAAGGAGGTGGTCACCAACGTATATGACCTGAAGAAAGATGTCCCGCTTCTGTCTAACAGGCACTCTGTACCACCACCCGCTCCCTCTCCTGAGGAAAAACAATTAGAAGCTCCCAAGGTGGAGAAAATAGCCAACCTCCCTGATGATTTGCACAAGGAGAACTGCTGGGATACCGGCAAGAGTCAGTCCATGGATGGCTCTGATGGCAGAGATCCACCGGCTCCACGCCGCAACAACTGGATATTCATTGATGAGGAGCAGGCATTCGCTGGGGCCAGGGGAGCAGGTCGTGGACGTGGCCGGGGCTTTAGAGAGTTTAACTCTCGTGGTGGCGCTCGTGGAGGACGGAGCGACGGCAACAGAGGAGCCTACAATAGCACAGGTGCACAAAGGCCCGCAAGAGGCCGTGGTGCTCGAGAGTTTAGAAGCGAAGATCTGCAGCGAGGCAAACCCCGTAGACGCAATGTGAGCGAGACGCACAGCGAAGCCTCAGAATACGAGGAGCAGCCCAAGCGTCCGCGCCAGAAGGCCGCAGAGAACGGAGAGGCTTCGTATCCTGTGCCTGGAGAGGTGAAACGGGCAGATAAGGAGTCGTGGAGGTCTAACAAGGTCTACACTGATGATCAGAGCGGCAACAGTGATTTCAGGGACAAGAACAAATCATCTCGAGTGTTTGGAAGGTCATTGCCTCCTCGCCTTAATGCTGGATACAACCGTGGGTTTGGCTCAAGGGACATTTCGACGTGGAGAGGGAGAGGAACCCAGTTTGGAAACGCCTCCACGCAGGAGAATGGATACAACTTCGTTGCAGATTCCTATCCCAAACGCTCATCAGAACGCGAGCCCCTGAAGTACCCACCTAAATTTACCGGCACCTTTGTAGAGAACGGTGTCGAGGACAGAGATGGAGGGTACTACCTTGATAATGATAACCCCGACAACCGGCCCCTGAGAAGGCGGCGTCCTCCACGCCAGGATAAACCCCCACGGTTCAGGCGTCTGCGTCAGGAGCGTGAAGGAGGAGGTCAGTGGAATAGTGAGGACTACGTTAACAGAGACGTTGCCAATCAGTGGCCGGGTCGTTCTAAGGGTGCAGAGGAGCACTGGCCCAATCACTACTCTGGAGGACGGTCACAGGAGATCACTGGTCAGAGTCAGGGTGAGGACTGGGAAACCGGCTCTGAGAACAGCGATTTCAGTGACTGGAGGGAGAAACGGGGCCAACATGGTGATGCGCTCGCAGATTCAGGTCATGGAGAACCAGGCTCTGAGAAGAGAGAACTCTCCAAGCGGAGCTTTTCTAGCCAGCGGCCAGTGGTCGACAGACAGAATCGGAAGAGTGACGTGACTGTGATGGAAAACAGCAAGATGAGCCGCTCGACAGACACGCAGTGTAGTGTAGGTTCCTCTGGTAGAAATGAGAGCTGGCAGAATGGTGTTGGTTCCAACAGCAaacg AGTTCCAGAAGAATCGGTCACTGGCTTGAGCTCAGCGTCTGTGTACAGTGTAGAGCAGAATGATGACTCCAGTGTGACTGAAGCAACGGGGAAGATCATGGAGAAAGACTTGAAGCCCAGAAACATGAAGGGGGACATGACAGAACCACTGTCCCAATACGACCTGAACGCTTACCCAA TTGAGAGCGACTCAGGGGCTTCTGTACCCAGTCCAGAGGTTTTCCAGGATGCTCTGTCCAAAAAACAGCGCCGGCCACAGGATGATGATCGCAGGAGGAAGGATCAAGGTCCTCCA GGTTCGGTAAAGAACAGAACAATTGCTTCGAAGATGCCTCCTCGTTTTGCCAAGAAGCAGGGCAGCATGTCCATCGAGCAGCCTGAGGATACGCTATCTGCCAACAACTTGGGAACAGAGATCTGGGAGACAAACAGCACAG CTCTGACTGTCCAGTCCTCAGGTGGTGATTCATGGACAAAGCAGGTTTCCTACACAGGAAGTGAACCCAATTCAGAG GATTCAGATGCAGGACCTGAGCAGAGTAAAGAACACAAACCCGGCCCCATCGGCAACGAGCGCTCGCTGAAGAACCGCAAGGGTTCTGAAGGCATAGAGCGTCTGGAGGGACCCATCACTCCTGTCAATGGAGTGGACATTCACGTGGACAACGTTATTCCTGTGCCGCCCATTGAGTTTGGTGTCAGTGCAAAGGATTCTGACTTTAGCCTTCCTCCAGGGTCCACTCCAGTGCCTGTGTCCAACCCCGTCACCAAGCTGCAGGATGCACTTGCTGGAAAT GCGGGCCTGACTCAAGCCATCCCGATGCTCCGCAGAGACCACCTGCAGCCTGGAATAAACCTCAACCCCATCAGCTTCCCTAGTGCGGACCTCACGCTCAAG ATGGAGTCAGCACGTAAAGCGTGGGAGAACTCTCAGGCTCTTCCGGAACAGGGCTCCCCAGTTGGCGCGGGCTCCGGTGTTCAGCCCGCCTGCAGTGTGGGCTCCTCCAGCGGCGTCAGCTACAGCTCCTTTGGTGGAGTGTCCATGCCGCCCATGCCTGTGGCATCTGTCGCTCCGTCTGTCTCCATGCAAG GCAGTCACATCCCTCCTCTTTATCTAGACGGTCATGTGTTCCCTAGTCAGCCACGGCTCGTGCCGCCCTTGACTCAGCAGCCCAGCTACCAGCAG gctACACCTCAGCAGATCCCTATCTCTCTGCACACATCTCTACAGGCTCAGGCTCAACTGGGTCTGCGAGGAGCTCTGCCTGTCTCTCAGTCTCAAGAGATGTTTAACTCCATCCCCCCCTTCAG TCTCTCATTCTCCTCTCTTAGGTCTCAGGTGTACATGCACCCAAACCTGTCTCAGCCCAGTCCCATGGTGCTCTCTAGTGGAGCTCCTCTCAAAGGGCCATACTCTGCATTTCCTGGCATGCAGCCATCAGACATGGTCAAACAGCAGTCCGGATCTCACTACCAGCCCATGAATGGCAGCCAGCCGCTGGTGTACGACGGGCCCATGAATCAGGCAGCTGGGATGGGCACGTCACAACTCATGGACTCACAGCTTATTCAG GTGACGATGCCCATGCCTGGATCTCAGCTGCGCTACGGCTCGGCCCAGCAGCACCTCATCCTGCCTCAGTCCATCCAGCTCCAGCAGAACCAGAACCTGTCTGTGGGAGCTCCACGCCGCATGATGCCTCCCGGATCTCAGCAGGCCATCATGAGCGGCAGCAGGGAG GCTTCCCACCAGATGGACATGAAGGGATTTCAGTTCTCTGATAAGCCCAACCACTCACCTGGAATACCCAGCGGCTCCTACAG ACCCGGTTCTGCCAGTCCCAGTGGGAAACAGTCTGGCCCTGGAGGCCCTACAGCGGTCGCCTCTCTCCCAGGACATTACACACAGCAGCAG GTGTCCGCTCCTCAGGGCAGTATGGTCATGCACATGAGGCCCCCCACCAGCGGCCCGTTCCCCAACCCAATCCAGCGTCCCGTCATGCAGGTCAACAAAACTGTCATCATCCGTTCGCCACCTTACCCTAGCCCTGGGCGTGAGCCGCCCCACAGCACGCCCCCCTCCAACCCTGAGCCCACAGTGAAGGGTGCTGAGGACGGTGTGAAG ATGAAGGCTCTGCGTGACGCCCGTCAGGCTGTCAGCGACGCCAAAAGCTCATCAGTGATTCCCAGCAAGATCCAGGAGCAGCTGCC